The proteins below come from a single Asanoa ferruginea genomic window:
- a CDS encoding MarR family winged helix-turn-helix transcriptional regulator yields MEGQTEPRWLSPDERDAWLALSWLMIKLPGAFDAQLQRDSGISFFEYLVLGGLSMSPDRRMRMSDLAQFTNASLSRLSNVVKRLEERGWISREPSAENGRFVEATLTEAGWAVVVQAAPGHVEAVRRAVFDAIRPEQVAELRDIGRQIAEQVDPQRSWPPPVRETAQ; encoded by the coding sequence GTGGAGGGCCAGACCGAACCGCGATGGCTGTCGCCAGACGAGCGCGACGCCTGGCTCGCCCTGTCCTGGCTCATGATCAAACTGCCGGGCGCGTTCGACGCCCAGTTGCAGCGCGACAGCGGCATCTCGTTCTTCGAATACCTGGTCCTCGGTGGGCTGTCGATGTCGCCCGACCGGCGGATGCGGATGAGCGACCTGGCCCAGTTCACCAACGCCTCGCTCTCCCGGCTGTCAAACGTGGTCAAGCGCCTGGAGGAGCGCGGTTGGATCTCCCGCGAGCCCTCCGCCGAGAACGGCCGCTTCGTCGAGGCGACCCTCACCGAGGCCGGCTGGGCCGTCGTCGTGCAGGCCGCGCCCGGGCACGTCGAAGCGGTCCGGCGAGCCGTGTTCGACGCGATCCGCCCCGAACAAGTAGCCGAGCTGCGCGACATCGGCCGCCAGATCGCCGAACAGGTCGATCCGCAGCGCTCCTGGCCACCGCCCGTCCGGGAGACCGCGCAATAG